A part of Clostridia bacterium genomic DNA contains:
- the dprA gene encoding DNA-processing protein DprA produces MDSKKYLIWLYSVPGLGLYRTRKLLEYFGDAEQVWKADADQLLNVNSIGPKTVEQILKYRDKRKFNQYMMALERLGVNVLTKDSKSYPENLKNITDSPELLYVRGAFGENDDKAIAIVGSRNATYYGIKMAKRFSYELAKMGITIVSGMARGIDTFAHQGALDAGGRTIAVLGSGIDVVYPPENEKLYNNIIRNGVVMSEFALGMVPKSGNFPVRNRLISGLSLGVLVIEASSRSGTLITVDYALEQGREVFAIPGNINSGLSEGTNKMIQEGAKLVYTVEDILEEIHINFVSKQDNDKKFEELSGKEQKAIYNCIKNQPMHINEIIKITGLPVKIVSSTLINMELNGIIIQLPGKFFKAN; encoded by the coding sequence TTGGATAGTAAAAAATATTTAATCTGGCTTTATAGTGTGCCTGGGTTAGGACTTTATAGAACAAGGAAACTTTTAGAGTATTTTGGAGATGCTGAACAGGTATGGAAGGCTGATGCAGACCAACTGCTCAATGTAAATTCTATAGGTCCTAAGACAGTTGAACAGATACTAAAATATAGGGATAAAAGAAAGTTCAACCAATACATGATGGCATTGGAAAGATTAGGTGTAAATGTCCTAACAAAAGACAGTAAAAGTTATCCTGAAAATTTAAAGAACATCACTGATTCGCCGGAACTGTTGTATGTTAGAGGGGCATTTGGGGAAAATGATGATAAAGCTATTGCTATAGTCGGCTCGCGAAATGCGACTTATTATGGCATAAAGATGGCTAAAAGATTTTCCTATGAACTGGCAAAGATGGGTATAACAATAGTAAGTGGAATGGCAAGAGGGATAGATACTTTTGCTCATCAAGGAGCTTTAGATGCGGGAGGACGAACAATAGCTGTGTTAGGTTCAGGGATAGATGTTGTATACCCCCCTGAAAATGAAAAATTGTATAATAATATAATTAGAAATGGTGTAGTCATGTCTGAATTTGCTTTAGGCATGGTGCCAAAGTCCGGAAATTTTCCGGTGAGAAATAGACTTATAAGCGGTTTATCATTAGGAGTCCTTGTTATAGAAGCTAGCTCAAGGAGTGGGACCTTGATAACTGTAGATTATGCCCTTGAACAGGGAAGAGAAGTGTTTGCAATACCCGGCAATATAAATAGTGGATTGAGTGAAGGTACAAACAAGATGATACAGGAGGGAGCAAAGTTAGTTTATACAGTGGAAGATATACTTGAAGAAATACATATTAACTTTGTTTCAAAACAAGATAATGACAAAAAATTTGAGGAGCTATCTGGGAAAGAACAAAAAGCTATTTATAATTGTATAAAAAATCAGCCTATGCATATAAATGAGATAATAAAGATAACCGGCTTACCTGTAAAAATAGTGAGTTCTACCTTGATAAACATGGAGTTAAATGGTATCATAATTCAATTGCCGGGGAAATTTTTTAAGGCTAACTAA